The Flavobacterium praedii genome window below encodes:
- a CDS encoding ABC transporter ATP-binding protein translates to MKELRYLNKYFIKYKYSFLLGIIITIIAQIFSLFTPKLISKSFNEIEAFSKSKAVDTSIISQQLISNILLIIATTIVAGFLTFLMRQTLIVMSRHIEFDLKNEVFRQYENLSQNFYKQNRTGDLMNRISEDVSKVRMYVGPAVMYTINTFIRFSIVIGYMYNVSPRLTLYTILPLPILSFCIFKLSSEINKRSTTFQQYLSKVSSYTQEVFSGIRVIKAYSLEDQNQTLITNLANESKSKSLSLAKVQSLFGPLMLALIGISNLIVIYFGGLMYINGTIKNIGTIAEFILYVNMLTWPVASLGWVSSMVQEAEASQKRLNEFLKIVPEIQNKNTNRSKIEGSISFENVSYTYEDTHIKALQNVTFTVKKGETLAILGKTGSGKSTIISLISRLYDTTTGKILIDNKEISQLNLFDLRNSIGVVPQDAFLFSDSIKNNIKFGKEDATDPEVEAAAKSAVVHDNIASFNKGYDTILGERGITLSGGQKQRVSIARAIIKNPEILLFDDCLSAVDTETEEAILNNLYQICKNKTTIIVSHRVSSAKNADKIIILEDGKIIEQGSHNQLINQNGHYSALYTKQLSEKELL, encoded by the coding sequence ATGAAAGAATTACGCTATTTAAACAAATATTTCATCAAATACAAATACAGCTTTTTACTTGGAATAATTATCACAATAATCGCACAAATATTTTCATTATTTACACCTAAACTCATCAGTAAATCATTTAATGAAATTGAAGCTTTTTCAAAAAGTAAAGCAGTTGATACCAGTATAATAAGTCAACAATTGATTTCAAATATTTTATTGATAATTGCCACTACAATCGTTGCTGGATTCCTAACATTCTTGATGAGACAAACACTAATCGTGATGTCTCGCCACATTGAATTTGATTTAAAGAATGAAGTCTTTCGTCAATATGAAAATCTTTCTCAAAACTTTTACAAACAAAACCGAACAGGTGATTTGATGAATCGCATCAGCGAAGATGTTTCTAAGGTACGTATGTACGTAGGACCAGCTGTAATGTACACCATCAATACTTTTATTCGCTTTTCGATCGTAATTGGCTACATGTATAATGTATCTCCGCGACTTACTTTGTACACTATTTTACCTTTGCCTATTTTATCTTTTTGTATTTTTAAATTAAGTTCTGAAATCAACAAAAGATCTACAACTTTTCAGCAGTATTTATCAAAAGTTTCCAGTTATACCCAAGAAGTATTCTCTGGAATACGCGTTATAAAAGCGTATTCACTAGAAGACCAAAATCAAACACTTATAACCAATTTAGCAAATGAGAGCAAAAGCAAAAGTTTAAGTTTAGCCAAAGTACAATCACTATTTGGACCGCTAATGCTTGCACTTATAGGAATAAGCAACTTAATTGTAATCTACTTTGGAGGATTAATGTATATAAATGGAACTATAAAAAATATTGGAACCATTGCTGAGTTTATTTTATACGTAAATATGCTGACATGGCCAGTTGCTTCTCTAGGATGGGTCTCATCAATGGTTCAAGAGGCTGAAGCATCACAAAAAAGATTGAATGAATTTTTGAAAATTGTGCCCGAAATACAAAACAAGAATACCAATAGATCTAAAATCGAAGGAAGTATTTCGTTTGAAAATGTGAGTTACACGTATGAAGACACTCATATAAAAGCACTTCAAAACGTAACTTTTACAGTTAAGAAAGGAGAAACCTTAGCTATTTTAGGAAAAACGGGGTCTGGAAAATCTACTATTATATCTTTAATCTCCAGATTGTATGACACTACCACTGGTAAAATTTTGATTGACAATAAAGAAATCAGCCAACTCAATTTATTTGATTTACGAAACAGTATTGGAGTAGTTCCACAGGATGCTTTTTTATTTTCAGATAGCATCAAGAACAACATCAAATTTGGAAAAGAAGATGCAACTGATCCAGAAGTGGAAGCTGCCGCAAAAAGCGCTGTTGTTCACGACAATATCGCTAGTTTTAACAAAGGGTATGACACCATTTTAGGAGAAAGAGGCATAACGCTTTCCGGAGGTCAAAAACAACGTGTTTCGATAGCAAGGGCGATCATAAAAAACCCGGAAATATTACTTTTTGATGATTGCTTATCCGCGGTTGATACTGAAACTGAAGAGGCGATTTTGAACAATCTCTACCAAATTTGCAAGAACAAAACCACCATAATTGTCAGCCATAGGGTCTCATCAGCAAAAAATGCGGACAAAATAATTATTCTGGAAGATGGCAAAATAATCGAACAAGGTTCTCATAATCAATTAATAAACCAAAACGGACACTATTCAGCTCTCTACACAAAGCAACTTTCAGAAAAAGAATTGCTTTAA
- a CDS encoding PUR family DNA/RNA-binding protein yields the protein MRENDMLEKEEIFSKVLRAGRRTYFFDVRATKADDYYITITESKKFTEEDGSFHFKKHKIYLYKEDFTAFSEILEEMTSYVLNHKGEEVISERHQKDFKKEYALDKTNEDNIPSTSSFTDIEFDDI from the coding sequence ATGAGAGAAAATGATATGTTAGAAAAAGAAGAAATATTTTCAAAAGTTTTAAGAGCTGGCAGAAGAACCTATTTCTTTGATGTAAGAGCTACTAAAGCTGATGATTATTACATTACAATTACCGAAAGTAAAAAATTCACTGAAGAAGACGGTTCTTTTCATTTCAAAAAACACAAAATCTATTTATATAAAGAAGATTTTACCGCATTCTCAGAAATTTTAGAAGAAATGACTTCTTATGTTTTAAACCACAAAGGCGAAGAAGTAATCTCTGAAAGACACCAAAAAGATTTCAAAAAGGAATATGCTTTAGATAAAACAAACGAAGATAATATTCCTAGTACCTCTAGTTTTACCGATATCGAATTTGACGATATTTAA